The Desulfurispira natronophila genome contains the following window.
GCGGTCGAGATATTTCGTCGTACAAAAGTGCCTTTCGCGTTACTGCATACTACGAATTTGTATCCTACACCTCCTGAGCTAGTACGTCTTGGAGCTATGTCTGATCTGGCAGAAGCATTTCCTGATGCGGTTGTGGGCTTATCTGATCACACCACGAATAACCTTGCTTGCTTTGGTGCTGTTGCGCTGGGAGCCTCAATATTAGAACGCCATTTTACTGATTCAATGGAACGCACGGGCCCGGATATTGTTTGCTCAATGGATCCCAAGGCAATGGCAGAGTTGATTGAAGGTGCCAAAATACTTAAGCACGAGCGGGGAGGTAGCAAGCAAAGCCTGATCGACGAAGAACAGATTACACGGGATTTTGCTTTCTCTACCCTTGTTACCATTAAAGCGGTAAAAGCCGGTGAGGTGTTCACAATGGATAATTTATGGGCGAAACGGCCTGGTGTTGGCCCGGTGAAAGCCGAATTCTTTAATGACGTTTTAGGTAAACGGGCAACACGGGATATTGGTGATGATGAGCATCTTGATTTTGGAGATTATGAATAGATGCCAAAGAAAATTCTCTTCCTTACCGGAACCCGAGCTGATTTTGGTAAATTGAAGCCACTTATTAATGCGGTCAAAAATTGTGACGGCTTTCAATATCAGATTTTTGCAACCGGCATTCATATGCTGGCGAAGTACGGTGGTACTGTAAAAGAGATTTCCAGATCTGGTTTTGATAATGTCTTTACCTACATGAATCACATTGAAGGTGAGGATATGGAAATCACTCTCGCCAATACCATTATCGGTTTAAGCCGCTATTTGCATGAGCATCAGGTCGATATGATTGTTGTGCACGGCGACAGGGTCGAAGCGTTGGCAGGAGCAACTGCCGGGGCGCTGCGCAATATTCTCGTTGTGCATGTTGAAGGTGGAGAAATATCCGGTACGGTAGATGAATTGATGCGTCATGCAATTTCCAAGTTGTCACATATTCATTTTGTGGCTAGTGAAACGGCGGAACGCAGATTGCAACAACTTGGCGAAGCACCGGAAACTATCTTCAGGATTGGCTCGCCCGATGTTGATGTAATGCTTTCAGATACACTGCCGGAATTGGAACAAGCAAAAGAACGCTATCAGATCCCTTTTGAGCAGTATGCTATTGCCATGTTGCACCCGGTAACGACAGAGTATGAACTGCAGGCACAGCACGCAGAAATTTTTGTTGATTCGTTGATGGCCAGTAAACAGAACTATATTGTGGTATACCCAAATAATGATTATGGTTCTGAGTTCATTTTCAGTGCTTACAACAGACTGAAAAACCATAGCAATATTCGCTTGTTCCCATCACTGCGTTTTGAGTATTTTTTACGCTTTTTAAAACATGCTAACTTTTTGGTGGGGAACTCCAGTGCCGGGATCCACGAAGCGCCGATCTACGGTGTCCCGACAATTAACATAGGCACAAGGCAGCAGAACCGATTCCACTACGAGTCTATATTCGATGTAGATTTTGACTGCGCTGATATCCTGTCACATATGGCCAGGTTCAAGTCCCTTACCCGCTTCTCACCTTGTGCTTACTATGGTGACGGTTCCAGCTCAGAGAAGTTTCTGGCTGCGCTGCAAGGCGATGTATGGACTATTTCAAATCAAAAGCAGTTCAAGGACTTTAACTAGATGTATCAGGGAAAAACGGTTCTGGCGTTGATCACTGCCCGTGGTGGATCTAAAGGTATTCCCGGCAAGAACATTAAGCGTCTTGCCGACAAGCCTTTGATTAACTGGACTATAGATGCGGCGAAACAAAGCGCATACATAGACCGGCTGATTTTATCCTCTGACGACGAAAACATTATTCAGCAAGCTTTGGCTGCGGGTTGTGAAGTGCCGTTTAAACGACCTGCTGAACTGGCGTTGGATAGCAGCAGTAGTATGGACGTTATTGTTCATGCACTTGAGCAGCTAACAGTACAATACGATTATTTGCTGTTGCTGCAGCCTACCTCACCATTCAGAACGGTCACACAGATCGACGCGATTATTGAACAGGGTATTGGCTCCGGAACAGATATTACAGTGTCAGTGACGGAGAGCAAAAAGCATCCTGCCTTTATGTATACATTGGATGGCAATAAACTGCTGCCGGTTATCAACACTCAGCAGCAAAAACGCCGGCAGGATATGCCTAAAGTTTATGAGCACAACGGTGCTTTGTACCTTGCAAGTATCCCGTATCTGTTGAAGGTAAAAAGTTACAACGGTGAAGGCGTAGCTGCATTTGTGATGGATACACTGAGCTCAGTGGATCTGGATGAACAACTTGATTGGGAATTTGCTGAGTATTTGGTTATGAAAGGGCTAAACTGTTGAGAATTTTGCACGTTGCATCTTTTGTCGGCAATATTGGTGACAATGCCAGCCATCTGGGATTACAGAAAATCCTCGCTGAGTACTTTAACCATTTTGATGTGGAACGGCTGGAAATCCGTAAGTTCTATAAAAACTATTGGGGCACTGGTGGACACCCACTTTGTCATTGACGCTCACGCCATGTTTTCGCTAAACTCAACTACCAAAACCCCAGCAGGAGGTGCCCCATGACCATTGCCAGAAGTCAGATTATTGCCCTGGATTCCACGCCCTACTATCACTGCGTCAGTCGTTGTGTGCGACGGGCCTTTCTGTGTGGCACCGACAGCGTGACGGGGCAGAGCTTTGACCATCGCAAGCAGTGGATTCTGGATCGGCTGGGGGTGCTGACTGAGGTCTTTGCCATTGATATCTGTGCCTACGCTCTGATGAGCAACCACTACCATCTGGTGCTGCGGGTTGCCCGGGAGCGGGTGGAGGCGTTGTCTGATCATGAAGTGCTTGGGCGCTGGAACAGGGTGTTTTCCGGCAATCCACTTATCAAAATGTTCCTGGCGGGAAACGAACTATCCCCTTTGCAAAGTCAGATGCTTGCTGATCTGGTACGGGATATCCGCCCACGCCTCTACGATATTTCCTGGTTTATGCGCTGTCTGAATGAGTGGATTGCCCGCCAGGCCAACAAGGAAGACGGCTGCAAGGGGCGTTTCTGGGAGGGGAGATTCCGCACCCAGGCGCTGCTGGATGAATACGGTTTGCTGACGTGCATGGCCTATGTGGATCTGAATGCCATACAGGCGGGGATTGCCGATTCGCCGGAGCATTCCGACTTTTCTTCCATCCAGGCACGCATACGGGCCTGGGGGCAATCTGCAGGGGAAGAAGCAGCGGCTCAGTGTCCGCCTTTGCTGGGCTTCAACGACAGTGGCACTGATGACACACTGCTGCCTTTTACCACTGTGGATTATATGGAACTGGTGGACTGGACGGCGCGCAATGTGCGGCTTGACAAGGCCTGCGCCATGGATGAGGATGCGCCGCCGATTCTGGTGCGCATGGGTATAGACAGTGAGCGCTTTGCCAAGCAGATGCGGGGTGAGGGCGGCAACTTCCCCACCTTTATGGGAGCCTACCACTGCCTGCGTGATGCGGCCAGGGAGCGGGGGCTGCACTATGTGCGGGGCAGCGGTACGGCCAGGCGGTTGTTCGGTGGTGAGTTTGCGTCGTGATTTACCCAGCGTTCGGTAAACGCTGAAATACAACTACTCCAACGCGCTCTATGTGTTCCATGACGTCTGGGTTTTCCACCTGATGGGCCAGGATCAGGTCAACGCTGTAGGGAAAGAGTATTTCATCAATAGCATCAGCCACTTGCAGGTATTCATTGAAGCTGAGTTCCGGTGCTATCAGGCACAGGTCGATATCCGAGTTGGGTCGGAAGTTTCCTTTGGCGCGTGACCCAAACAGGATGGCTTTTGAGATGGCGGGGTGTTTCGCCAGCTCTTCGCGCAATTGGCTGGTGAGTTCTGCGGATAAACCGGGAATGGCTGTTTCAGTGGCCATTGTTTCTATACTCCTGGAGTGTGTGCAGGAGTTGGGACAACAGGGGATGGTAGTGTTTGCAGATTTCGTGGACGATCTGGCGGGCGGTCTCTCTGTTGTATGTGTGCGAGGTGAGGGTGCGGCTTTTCACCATGGCCAGCCAGGTCTTCCTTCCTGAATCAAGCCCCGCTCAAAAACCAATCGGATGGCATCGCGGCTGCCCTGAATGCCTGTCTCCCCCTGTGCCTGATAGAAATCCTTCAGGCAATTCCACGCTAATTCATAGGTGTATTCAAAGGCCTGGATCAGCCCTTGTTCTTCGAGTTTGCTGAGTTGGCGCTGCCTGTTAAGAATAACCGCTTCATCCAGCTCATTGAATGCTGCGGTGTAGTTGTTGAGTCTTTGATGCCACCGTATGTCTTGATGTTGCATTGAATTTGCTCCTGAGGTTCAGGGAGGGGTTTGAGTGCTATGAATTTTGCTATCTGAAAGCCTTTGCTTCATCAACTCAAAAACTGACGTGTTATCAATATAGTCTCCTGTAAAGCCGCTTTCTGCCCAGGCGGGGTAGTACGTTATAAAGTTACTGTCGGTCCCCGTAATATAGTCTTCCAGAAATTCTGCGCCTATTCCCCTGGCAAACAGGGGAACAAGTTCATTGGTGTGATGATCACTCCACCAGCGAACTCCTTTTTCATTCTCGCCTTCAATGTACTGTCCGTCCATGATGTCTGAAATGGTCATTGATGCGTGAGCTATGGTGTCTGAGTTTGACCCCATCGGCATGGCGTTGCCATGGTCGGTGGTTATTATCAGCAGGTTATTGTCCCAGCCACCGTTGTGCCCGATCCACTCGACTACGGTTTCTACTGAGTCAAGAAAGTCCAGTTGCTCTTCGACCAGGCGTGAGGTCTGGTTAGCATGTGCAGCCCAATCAACAGCGCCACCTTCTATGTGTAAAAAGAATCCTGAATCACTCCCTTTGACTGATAGGTAGTTCAAAGCTGCCTGGGTCATGGTGTTCAGGGTAGGTAAGTCTGGGGTTTGCACCGTGCTGAAGGGGGTTTCCTGGGGGTGATAGCCAGCGCGTCGCTGCTGCAGGGTTCTGTTGGCTTGCACGGTTACGAGAAGTGGGGGGCTGTT
Protein-coding sequences here:
- a CDS encoding N-acetylneuraminate synthase family protein, which encodes MNSFIEIANRRIGYDYDPVVIAEIGINHEGSLEIAKKMVDAAVSAGAEIIKHQTHIVEDEMSKLARKTIPGNADVSIYEIMERCSLNEEDELSLMQYTQQKGAIFISTPFSRAAVDRLVKFDIPAFKIGSGECNNYPLLEYIASFGKPVILSTGMNDLKSVSKAVEIFRRTKVPFALLHTTNLYPTPPELVRLGAMSDLAEAFPDAVVGLSDHTTNNLACFGAVALGASILERHFTDSMERTGPDIVCSMDPKAMAELIEGAKILKHERGGSKQSLIDEEQITRDFAFSTLVTIKAVKAGEVFTMDNLWAKRPGVGPVKAEFFNDVLGKRATRDIGDDEHLDFGDYE
- the neuC gene encoding UDP-N-acetylglucosamine 2-epimerase encodes the protein MPKKILFLTGTRADFGKLKPLINAVKNCDGFQYQIFATGIHMLAKYGGTVKEISRSGFDNVFTYMNHIEGEDMEITLANTIIGLSRYLHEHQVDMIVVHGDRVEALAGATAGALRNILVVHVEGGEISGTVDELMRHAISKLSHIHFVASETAERRLQQLGEAPETIFRIGSPDVDVMLSDTLPELEQAKERYQIPFEQYAIAMLHPVTTEYELQAQHAEIFVDSLMASKQNYIVVYPNNDYGSEFIFSAYNRLKNHSNIRLFPSLRFEYFLRFLKHANFLVGNSSAGIHEAPIYGVPTINIGTRQQNRFHYESIFDVDFDCADILSHMARFKSLTRFSPCAYYGDGSSSEKFLAALQGDVWTISNQKQFKDFN
- a CDS encoding cytidylyltransferase domain-containing protein, producing the protein MYQGKTVLALITARGGSKGIPGKNIKRLADKPLINWTIDAAKQSAYIDRLILSSDDENIIQQALAAGCEVPFKRPAELALDSSSSMDVIVHALEQLTVQYDYLLLLQPTSPFRTVTQIDAIIEQGIGSGTDITVSVTESKKHPAFMYTLDGNKLLPVINTQQQKRRQDMPKVYEHNGALYLASIPYLLKVKSYNGEGVAAFVMDTLSSVDLDEQLDWEFAEYLVMKGLNC
- a CDS encoding transposase, whose translation is MTIARSQIIALDSTPYYHCVSRCVRRAFLCGTDSVTGQSFDHRKQWILDRLGVLTEVFAIDICAYALMSNHYHLVLRVARERVEALSDHEVLGRWNRVFSGNPLIKMFLAGNELSPLQSQMLADLVRDIRPRLYDISWFMRCLNEWIARQANKEDGCKGRFWEGRFRTQALLDEYGLLTCMAYVDLNAIQAGIADSPEHSDFSSIQARIRAWGQSAGEEAAAQCPPLLGFNDSGTDDTLLPFTTVDYMELVDWTARNVRLDKACAMDEDAPPILVRMGIDSERFAKQMRGEGGNFPTFMGAYHCLRDAARERGLHYVRGSGTARRLFGGEFAS
- a CDS encoding nucleotidyltransferase domain-containing protein encodes the protein MATETAIPGLSAELTSQLREELAKHPAISKAILFGSRAKGNFRPNSDIDLCLIAPELSFNEYLQVADAIDEILFPYSVDLILAHQVENPDVMEHIERVGVVVFQRLPNAG